A single Candidatus Bathyarchaeum sp. DNA region contains:
- a CDS encoding 4Fe-4S dicluster domain-containing protein, which yields MEESKQTTKEKKFVGVDFEKCTGCRVCELVCALHKENSFDPKLSRIKVLRLHQLVNLPVACRLCEDAPCVRACPRDSLSQDEQTGVISVDDSKCDMCGWCIEACKYGAMFLSEDKKTVKVCDLCEGKPQCIDWCPEGALTLMTQEEFDEQTRKATVKKLIPKTWKGEENVPSEKA from the coding sequence ATGGAAGAATCAAAACAAACGACAAAAGAAAAAAAGTTTGTTGGTGTAGACTTCGAAAAATGCACAGGTTGCAGAGTGTGTGAACTTGTTTGTGCCCTGCATAAAGAGAACAGCTTTGATCCCAAACTTTCCCGAATCAAGGTTTTACGGTTGCATCAACTGGTCAATTTACCCGTGGCCTGTAGGCTTTGTGAGGATGCTCCATGTGTTCGGGCGTGTCCGCGGGACTCGTTATCCCAAGATGAACAGACTGGAGTTATTTCTGTGGATGATTCTAAATGTGACATGTGTGGCTGGTGCATCGAAGCCTGCAAGTATGGTGCCATGTTTTTGAGTGAAGACAAAAAAACAGTTAAAGTCTGTGACCTTTGTGAAGGTAAACCACAATGTATCGATTGGTGCCCTGAAGGTGCGTTGACTTTGATGACTCAAGAAGAGTTTGATGAACAAACTCGCAAAGCTACAGTTAAAAAATTAATTCCCAAAACATGGAAAGGTGAAGAAAATGTCCCTTCTGAAAAAGCTTGA
- a CDS encoding PadR family transcriptional regulator, whose protein sequence is MTEGWTTRTSGVPRGLLRFLVINMLMNKPMSGVEIVEVIETETGGRWKPSSGSVYPLLAKLHERGYTVEEPTEETGIKRYTITKKGKQFFEKQISFGQKLLNKLEFLVPLLIAGFQFYHKDEKIVSGTRKPAQRVVKKLLDIRQTSAKLTEEDAQEIEKILNKCADELETVFQTINEKNQNTSNNYEE, encoded by the coding sequence ATGACAGAAGGGTGGACAACACGAACAAGCGGAGTTCCACGTGGCCTCCTACGCTTTTTAGTCATTAACATGCTCATGAACAAGCCCATGTCCGGAGTAGAAATTGTTGAAGTAATCGAAACAGAAACAGGCGGACGATGGAAACCCAGTTCCGGTTCAGTTTATCCCCTTTTGGCAAAACTTCATGAACGAGGCTACACAGTTGAAGAACCCACCGAAGAAACTGGAATTAAAAGATACACAATCACCAAAAAAGGAAAACAATTCTTTGAAAAACAGATAAGTTTTGGACAAAAATTGCTGAATAAACTAGAATTTCTTGTTCCTTTGCTTATTGCTGGATTCCAATTCTACCATAAAGATGAAAAAATCGTTTCTGGAACCAGAAAACCAGCCCAACGAGTAGTCAAAAAACTGTTGGACATTCGGCAAACAAGTGCTAAACTTACTGAAGAAGATGCACAAGAAATTGAAAAGATTCTGAACAAATGTGCAGATGAACTGGAAACAGTTTTTCAAACAATTAATGAAAAAAACCAAAACACAAGCAACAATTATGAGGAATGA
- a CDS encoding FtsX-like permease family protein → MGLKSSFMVARRSLWRRKTKNLSAILAVTLGVTLLVGIQITTDTLQNTFLTSLLQAEGEVDFSISNATTGGYLTAAEEQKISSATPDAIGIMSELKIKVPIMLGSQFDSSTELAGISTDFSDVFGSFYDWKTGNEMDIDDYLTDNTTILLSSRLAENLGLDKDVNLPISLTTEFTNLTVIVNIDPTTGNFTAVPTYSTEKVELTVAGIYDSNRPGIGSRYRGMLMALEYLQQWRSLQDPAQETDTIGSYLIALKTNHFTIEIEEDYLQEQVDLFKASIPPNTYTVTSNRLTFFSIAEIIMTLLTTILGALGMLITVTGVLLITNVQLMNVEDREFQTGVLRAVGENRRGIFQAILIENLFQGIVGGILGLAGGLAFGQAVAMYLVSLFGTGSQSVQPVVSEQVILLSVIVGVALGIITGILPALRASRVNIVDALRGIKSSFEEKSGRNLALLGALGIIAGAAVLLFYGVIDDTHQAIWLTEGWNSVEEWQNILIGTFLLFSGLGLVLSRYISKTKALNIIAIAIWAIPMFLFTVAMGEWIEDVSQLAQNILMIGIMEIIIGSVMLVSANLHIIMNGLRSLLVKIRGLKGVGQIAPSLISSHKSRSTLTFAIFAVIMTLNVTVATLVPTNLSSVIETEEDSRGIDLIVFLNKPETQIPGTSYVEELYKLDDQITDIIPFKTFSTTTDYQKFLAVNNPYSPEFGAQTDLLPIGYGEITLEQIRGNATDASDSDWRYDFYLSSFPDTITQPEVDDVTDEQLLEMSKQAWDLFFDPTFTMAAYNVSLAELLAEDRELDDLDLSGLGGYVANPLKDVEMLRYDNGTIIENPVVFTDSFILPVGLQIWVPMNTSAYGVPSYQAFTVAGRLDGSRAGGFPLSSVSISSLTSGGSFDYVDLLGKIYLNEYWANQTNFLAEANGETSTSRAPNQYDYFLIKTSYDMDDPEIETIAQSIEEFTNTNDEGYRDLASDNFYVASSTVLYSKVESSLEMVNRVVSFLQIYVTFGLVIGAVGMAVISVRNVSERKREIGMMRAIGFPRSQVMVSVLLELVVLGVIGLLIGVANGVLIGVGFANMQGTALIIPWNDLAVYLGSITLIALAAGAIPGWFASRIPPAEALRYVG, encoded by the coding sequence ATGGGTCTTAAATCTAGTTTTATGGTTGCAAGGCGCTCGTTGTGGAGAAGAAAAACCAAGAACTTGAGTGCCATTCTCGCAGTAACTTTAGGTGTAACATTACTTGTTGGAATCCAAATCACAACAGACACCTTACAAAATACGTTTCTTACCAGTTTACTTCAAGCAGAAGGAGAAGTAGACTTTAGCATATCAAACGCTACTACAGGTGGCTACTTAACGGCAGCAGAAGAACAAAAAATCAGCTCTGCGACACCAGATGCAATAGGAATAATGTCGGAGTTAAAAATTAAAGTTCCCATAATGCTGGGTTCCCAGTTTGATTCTTCAACAGAACTAGCCGGAATTTCCACTGATTTTTCTGACGTGTTTGGTTCATTTTATGATTGGAAAACAGGAAACGAAATGGATATCGACGATTATTTGACAGATAACACAACCATTTTGTTATCAAGCCGATTGGCTGAAAATCTGGGACTAGACAAAGATGTCAATCTTCCGATCTCGTTAACTACAGAATTCACCAATCTTACAGTCATTGTCAACATTGATCCAACAACAGGTAATTTCACTGCAGTTCCAACCTATTCTACTGAAAAAGTGGAACTTACTGTTGCTGGAATTTATGATTCAAACCGTCCTGGAATTGGTTCCCGATATCGGGGGATGCTTATGGCTCTTGAGTATCTTCAGCAGTGGCGAAGCCTCCAAGACCCAGCCCAAGAAACAGACACCATAGGGTCTTACTTGATTGCCCTGAAAACTAACCACTTTACTATAGAAATAGAAGAAGATTACCTACAAGAACAAGTAGACCTGTTTAAAGCTTCAATTCCCCCAAACACATATACTGTTACATCTAACCGTTTGACCTTTTTCAGCATCGCAGAAATCATAATGACCCTATTAACCACCATACTGGGAGCACTGGGCATGCTAATCACGGTAACGGGTGTTTTGCTCATCACTAACGTTCAACTAATGAACGTAGAAGACCGTGAATTCCAAACAGGAGTCCTACGAGCAGTAGGAGAAAACCGCAGAGGAATCTTCCAAGCAATCTTAATCGAAAACCTGTTCCAAGGAATCGTAGGCGGTATACTTGGATTAGCAGGCGGATTAGCATTTGGTCAAGCAGTTGCCATGTATCTCGTAAGCTTGTTTGGCACCGGAAGCCAAAGTGTCCAACCCGTTGTTTCAGAACAAGTAATACTTTTGTCAGTAATAGTTGGCGTTGCCCTTGGAATTATAACCGGCATACTCCCAGCCCTGCGAGCATCCCGAGTTAACATCGTAGATGCACTGCGAGGAATCAAAAGCTCCTTTGAAGAAAAATCTGGACGCAACCTAGCACTTTTGGGCGCACTAGGAATAATTGCAGGAGCCGCTGTTTTACTGTTTTACGGAGTTATCGATGATACCCACCAAGCAATATGGCTCACTGAAGGCTGGAACAGCGTAGAAGAATGGCAAAACATTCTGATTGGAACCTTTTTGCTGTTTTCAGGTTTAGGTCTTGTGCTTTCACGATACATCAGCAAAACCAAAGCCCTGAACATAATCGCCATTGCCATTTGGGCAATCCCTATGTTCCTGTTCACCGTAGCAATGGGAGAGTGGATAGAAGATGTTTCTCAACTTGCCCAAAACATTCTGATGATTGGCATTATGGAAATCATCATAGGCTCTGTTATGCTTGTTTCTGCAAACCTGCACATAATAATGAACGGACTACGAAGCTTGCTAGTCAAAATCAGAGGACTAAAAGGTGTCGGACAAATAGCGCCATCATTGATTTCTTCACACAAATCTCGTTCAACTTTGACTTTTGCAATTTTTGCGGTGATAATGACCCTTAACGTAACAGTTGCAACTTTGGTGCCCACCAACCTAAGTTCAGTGATAGAAACCGAAGAAGACTCCCGAGGAATCGACCTCATAGTATTCTTAAACAAACCTGAAACACAAATTCCGGGCACATCATACGTTGAAGAATTATACAAGCTAGACGACCAGATAACAGACATAATTCCGTTCAAGACCTTCAGCACAACTACAGATTATCAAAAGTTTCTGGCGGTAAACAATCCATATTCTCCAGAGTTTGGGGCACAAACAGACCTGTTACCTATCGGATACGGTGAAATCACGCTTGAACAAATTCGTGGAAACGCAACTGACGCATCGGATTCCGATTGGCGTTATGATTTTTATCTAAGTAGCTTCCCAGATACAATTACACAACCAGAAGTTGATGACGTAACTGATGAACAACTTCTTGAAATGTCTAAACAAGCTTGGGACTTGTTCTTTGACCCCACATTTACCATGGCGGCATACAATGTCTCGTTAGCAGAACTTCTCGCAGAAGACCGTGAACTCGACGACTTAGACCTTTCGGGATTAGGTGGATATGTAGCCAACCCATTAAAAGACGTTGAAATGCTCCGTTACGACAACGGCACGATTATTGAAAACCCAGTTGTGTTCACTGACTCGTTCATCTTGCCCGTGGGACTGCAGATTTGGGTGCCCATGAACACTTCGGCATATGGAGTCCCAAGTTATCAAGCTTTCACTGTAGCAGGACGCTTGGACGGCAGCCGAGCTGGAGGGTTCCCGTTGTCTTCGGTTAGCATTAGTAGCTTAACTTCTGGAGGAAGCTTTGATTACGTGGATCTTCTAGGAAAAATCTACTTGAATGAATATTGGGCAAACCAAACCAATTTCTTGGCAGAAGCAAACGGTGAAACCTCAACCTCACGAGCCCCGAACCAATATGATTATTTCTTAATCAAAACAAGCTACGACATGGACGACCCAGAAATTGAAACAATCGCCCAATCTATCGAGGAATTCACAAATACAAACGACGAAGGATACCGCGACCTAGCTAGCGACAACTTCTATGTTGCAAGTTCAACTGTTCTGTATTCAAAGGTGGAGTCCTCACTGGAAATGGTGAACAGGGTTGTTTCCTTCTTGCAAATTTACGTCACATTCGGTTTAGTCATTGGTGCTGTTGGAATGGCAGTAATTTCTGTCCGTAACGTTTCAGAACGAAAACGCGAAATCGGCATGATGCGAGCCATCGGCTTCCCAAGAAGCCAAGTCATGGTGTCAGTATTGCTTGAGTTGGTAGTATTAGGCGTAATTGGTTTACTAATTGGAGTAGCCAACGGAGTACTCATCGGCGTAGGCTTTGCAAACATGCAAGGAACTGCCTTGATAATTCCATGGAACGACCTCGCAGTGTATTTGGGCTCTATCACACTGATTGCTCTAGCCGCAGGAGCCATTCCAGGATGGTTTGCATCACGTATCCCTCCCGCAGAAGCATTAAGGTATGTAGGTTAG
- a CDS encoding ABC transporter ATP-binding protein: MSTTENKQKNNTVNKNKEPILVITGLHKRYSEGKSNEVHAIRGLDLTVNKGDMMAIMGPSGCGKTTLLNMIGHLDRHSDGKIIIDTIDTATLSDGKMTSFRRDKIGFIFQLFNLFPFLSAVENVETPLLLKGMKAGVAREQAKMILRELGMGDRLYHKPSELSGGQQQRIAVARALITEPAIILGDEPTGDLDSTTSADVMNLFRRINKINRQTLVLVTHNRWIAEQCDYIVHMSDGKVSNVEYGPFKTTEEA, translated from the coding sequence ATGTCAACAACAGAAAACAAACAAAAAAACAATACAGTTAACAAAAACAAAGAACCAATTCTTGTAATCACTGGTTTACACAAACGATACAGCGAGGGAAAATCAAACGAAGTCCACGCCATACGAGGACTAGACCTCACCGTCAACAAAGGCGACATGATGGCAATAATGGGACCTTCCGGATGCGGAAAAACAACCCTGCTGAACATGATAGGTCACCTAGACCGCCACTCAGACGGCAAAATCATCATCGACACAATTGACACAGCTACCCTTTCAGATGGTAAAATGACCAGTTTTAGAAGAGATAAAATTGGTTTTATTTTTCAGTTGTTCAATTTGTTTCCATTCTTGTCGGCAGTAGAAAACGTGGAAACCCCCCTTTTACTAAAAGGAATGAAAGCAGGAGTAGCCCGCGAACAAGCAAAAATGATTCTAAGAGAACTGGGAATGGGGGACAGACTCTACCACAAACCTTCAGAGCTTTCTGGAGGACAACAACAAAGAATTGCAGTTGCTCGTGCCCTGATTACTGAGCCTGCAATCATTCTTGGTGACGAACCAACGGGAGATTTGGATTCTACTACAAGTGCCGACGTCATGAACCTGTTTCGTAGAATCAACAAAATCAACAGGCAAACTTTGGTTCTGGTAACCCACAACCGATGGATTGCTGAACAATGCGACTATATTGTCCATATGAGTGATGGAAAAGTTTCCAATGTGGAATATGGTCCCTTCAAAACTACGGAGGAAGCCTAA
- a CDS encoding ABC transporter ATP-binding protein encodes MQVYAAGIIDKTLGPINAKLQKKLVSECKKALQASGKSMSSQERNAFIVLSGKKEGSVEQKVVESVETGRVYRQFKKYYADNESRLRQHLKDDQELRETSKIIKDFIKEINPNLVKLFDSQLKKIIKELPSSNREIQLKSYVTVWDFNETQEYRFYLSGFDSSEFTGSTAQTQLNIEELVDKLIMANFFSVFTKPTITRLQELDKILERLELGVGGSHYKTNNPKLQKKLELFLRILAAKLSALQDIDNLLSRIFKLFQVPQKSLTPYTIKNQSIDLSLALSEIASEIEQGKTLLGDVQNKIQQCQIHLRDYLDEHKNGIRTIESNDEFKKALLPLAELSTDLFVEAELLKMWSDFFGVDIPYFSFNKRVFNTQDIEITDIDPNTILAVRGLTKNYNLGRTTVYALRGVNVDIKEGEFVAIVGNSGAGKTTLLNCIAGLDSPDYGVVLFRGENLHKMNDENKSKARLKEMGFIFQSYALLPHFSAQENIALPADLAGLSKDLKERIEDLLKGVGLSNQAKQYPATLSGGQMQRVAIARALTNRPAVIFADEPTGDLDSATGKQVMELLEKFHEETKTTIIIITHEQDIADYAQRQIQIEDGVIVSE; translated from the coding sequence ATGCAAGTTTACGCCGCCGGAATAATTGATAAAACCTTGGGTCCAATCAATGCAAAATTGCAAAAGAAGCTTGTTTCTGAATGCAAAAAAGCATTACAAGCTTCAGGCAAATCCATGTCCAGCCAAGAACGGAATGCCTTCATTGTTTTGTCTGGAAAAAAGGAAGGCTCAGTGGAGCAAAAAGTTGTTGAATCTGTTGAAACGGGTCGAGTGTACAGGCAGTTCAAAAAATATTATGCAGACAACGAGTCCAGACTGCGCCAACATCTTAAAGACGACCAAGAACTGCGAGAAACCTCCAAGATAATTAAGGATTTTATTAAAGAAATTAACCCAAATCTTGTGAAACTCTTTGATTCTCAACTCAAAAAGATAATCAAAGAATTGCCTTCCAGCAACCGTGAAATCCAACTAAAAAGCTATGTTACGGTCTGGGATTTTAATGAAACCCAAGAATACCGCTTTTATCTTTCAGGATTTGATTCTTCTGAATTCACAGGTTCTACAGCTCAGACACAACTAAATATAGAAGAACTTGTTGACAAACTGATTATGGCAAACTTCTTTTCAGTTTTCACAAAACCCACAATCACCCGACTTCAAGAATTAGACAAAATCCTAGAAAGGCTAGAACTTGGCGTAGGCGGTTCTCATTACAAAACCAACAACCCCAAACTGCAAAAAAAACTAGAATTGTTCTTGAGAATTTTAGCAGCAAAACTTAGTGCCCTACAAGACATCGACAACCTGCTTTCCCGAATTTTCAAACTATTCCAAGTTCCACAAAAATCGCTAACGCCCTACACAATAAAAAACCAATCAATAGATCTCAGCCTTGCCTTGTCAGAAATTGCGTCAGAAATCGAACAAGGAAAAACTTTGCTTGGGGATGTTCAGAACAAAATTCAGCAGTGCCAGATTCATCTTCGTGACTACTTGGATGAGCACAAAAACGGAATAAGAACTATTGAATCAAACGACGAGTTCAAAAAGGCGTTGTTGCCTCTTGCAGAACTAAGCACGGACCTATTCGTTGAAGCTGAACTGCTAAAAATGTGGTCAGACTTTTTCGGAGTTGACATTCCATATTTCAGCTTCAATAAACGAGTTTTCAACACTCAAGACATCGAAATAACAGACATAGACCCCAACACAATCTTAGCTGTTCGGGGATTAACCAAAAACTACAATCTTGGACGAACCACAGTTTATGCCCTCCGAGGAGTAAATGTCGATATCAAAGAAGGCGAATTTGTGGCAATCGTTGGAAACTCTGGTGCAGGAAAAACCACTCTATTAAACTGCATAGCAGGTCTAGACAGCCCAGATTATGGTGTGGTTTTGTTCCGGGGGGAAAACCTTCACAAAATGAATGATGAAAACAAATCCAAAGCCCGACTTAAAGAGATGGGTTTCATATTCCAAAGTTACGCTTTGCTACCTCATTTCAGCGCTCAGGAAAACATTGCCTTACCGGCTGACCTAGCAGGACTAAGCAAAGACCTCAAAGAACGCATAGAAGACCTCCTGAAAGGAGTGGGGTTAAGCAACCAAGCAAAACAGTATCCAGCAACCCTAAGCGGTGGACAAATGCAACGAGTAGCCATTGCCAGAGCATTAACTAACAGGCCGGCAGTAATATTTGCTGATGAACCAACGGGAGATTTGGACTCTGCAACTGGAAAACAGGTAATGGAGTTGCTCGAAAAATTCCATGAAGAAACAAAAACCACAATAATCATCATCACCCACGAACAAGACATCGCAGACTACGCTCAACGACAAATCCAAATTGAAGACGGGGTAATAGTTTCAGAATAA
- a CDS encoding glycosyltransferase family 2 protein, which translates to MAQTSEIHPSVSVVVVNFNGKDLLKTCLKTLLDTDYPNFDVTVVDNASTDGSVDVITSIADSDSRLKIVKNPTNVGHAEGCNIGTKMSNGQYVVFVDSDIEFASKDWLGELVKVIEEDKAIGLAQAKIVLSEDQNRLEYFCENVDALGTWSANYGSNAHELKQNFELLAASAGCCIISRTLFNKVGRFDEDYFIYDDDTDLSLRIRLLGYSVVFVSSSVVIHRSSVLRGVSGGMLYHSSKNRMHTTIKNYELGNVCWRFPLLCFFTLVVSAGFFVSKKHEEAKASLRGLTNTITDFQKIWIKRLVFQHERLITDFELVKKGFVRNDFRGTIQDLKIKLQHM; encoded by the coding sequence GTGGCACAAACAAGTGAAATACATCCTTCTGTTTCGGTTGTTGTAGTTAATTTCAACGGAAAAGACCTGCTAAAGACTTGTTTGAAAACTCTTTTAGACACTGATTATCCTAACTTTGATGTAACAGTCGTTGACAATGCCTCAACGGACGGAAGCGTTGACGTTATAACATCTATTGCAGATTCAGATTCCCGTCTGAAAATTGTCAAAAACCCCACCAATGTGGGTCATGCTGAAGGCTGTAACATTGGAACAAAAATGAGCAACGGACAGTATGTTGTTTTTGTGGACAGTGACATTGAATTTGCTTCCAAGGATTGGCTTGGAGAACTCGTCAAAGTCATAGAAGAGGATAAAGCAATAGGTTTGGCCCAAGCAAAAATTGTATTATCTGAAGACCAAAACCGTTTGGAATACTTTTGTGAAAATGTTGATGCTTTAGGAACTTGGTCCGCAAATTATGGTTCAAACGCCCACGAACTAAAACAAAATTTTGAGTTGTTAGCCGCATCTGCAGGCTGTTGCATTATCAGCCGAACACTTTTCAATAAAGTTGGCCGATTTGATGAGGACTATTTCATTTATGATGACGATACAGACCTGTCTTTACGTATCCGTTTACTTGGTTATTCTGTGGTATTTGTTTCCTCATCTGTAGTGATTCACCGAAGCAGTGTATTACGAGGAGTTAGCGGAGGCATGCTTTATCATTCCTCCAAGAATCGCATGCATACTACAATAAAGAATTATGAACTTGGAAACGTTTGCTGGAGATTTCCTCTTCTTTGTTTTTTCACCCTTGTTGTTTCTGCTGGATTTTTTGTTTCCAAAAAACATGAAGAAGCAAAAGCAAGCCTAAGAGGATTAACAAACACCATTACAGATTTTCAGAAAATATGGATTAAAAGGCTTGTGTTCCAACATGAAAGGCTGATAACAGATTTTGAGCTTGTTAAAAAAGGGTTTGTGAGAAATGATTTTCGGGGAACAATTCAAGACCTGAAAATCAAGTTACAACACATGTAG
- a CDS encoding glycosyltransferase produces the protein MEKTKANPSVTVIVPVKNGEQTIQPLLESLQKLDYDPKKVEVVVVDGNSEDKTREIVKKYPVKLVIENKEGINLARNMGIKNSNGEIIAFTDSDCIVPSNWITKIVENFKDPQVSCVGGSAIALDNDFVSQYADNSIVRLMPVFKKREELKQVKPFFGHPAGCNMAFRRKAVEEVGFFDEQIQYGFDEVEFADRICRAGYKMVLDPEVSVWHKHRSSFGEFLEQNFQYGKGSGLVFKKKLMADSVSKWTFLAIIGFITWLTIVGTFTFLVITSNSSIFSWILFGFTGLPLIIVASVYAYRAIKNKKFSRIIAYPFIDMLRTITFCSGQLYQLIKGNKKVAKEQVQN, from the coding sequence ATGGAAAAAACCAAAGCTAACCCCTCAGTAACGGTTATTGTCCCCGTAAAAAATGGCGAACAAACAATCCAGCCGTTGCTAGAATCGCTACAAAAACTCGATTATGACCCAAAAAAAGTAGAAGTAGTTGTGGTTGACGGAAATTCTGAAGATAAAACCCGAGAAATCGTCAAAAAGTATCCAGTAAAATTGGTTATTGAAAATAAAGAAGGAATCAACCTCGCAAGAAACATGGGAATCAAAAACAGTAATGGTGAAATAATTGCATTTACCGACTCTGATTGCATTGTTCCCTCAAACTGGATAACAAAAATTGTGGAAAACTTCAAAGACCCACAAGTAAGCTGTGTTGGCGGAAGCGCAATAGCTCTGGATAACGATTTTGTTTCCCAATACGCAGACAACAGCATAGTAAGACTAATGCCTGTTTTCAAAAAACGCGAAGAACTCAAACAGGTAAAACCCTTTTTTGGTCACCCAGCAGGATGTAACATGGCGTTTCGAAGAAAAGCAGTAGAAGAAGTTGGATTCTTTGATGAACAAATCCAATACGGCTTTGATGAAGTAGAATTCGCAGATAGAATCTGCCGAGCAGGCTACAAAATGGTATTAGACCCCGAAGTCTCAGTGTGGCACAAACACCGTTCAAGTTTTGGAGAATTTTTGGAACAAAACTTTCAGTACGGCAAAGGAAGCGGACTGGTATTCAAAAAGAAACTGATGGCAGACTCTGTTTCGAAATGGACATTTTTAGCAATAATTGGGTTCATAACATGGTTAACGATAGTTGGAACATTCACATTTTTAGTAATCACATCAAACTCCAGCATTTTTTCATGGATACTATTTGGTTTCACAGGGTTACCATTAATTATTGTAGCATCAGTTTACGCATACCGTGCCATAAAAAACAAAAAATTTTCACGAATCATTGCTTATCCATTCATTGACATGCTTAGAACAATCACATTTTGTTCTGGACAATTATATCAGCTTATTAAGGGCAACAAAAAAGTAGCAAAGGAACAAGTACAAAACTAA
- a CDS encoding single-stranded DNA-binding protein, whose protein sequence is MSVEEPSESEEIVKVETLTPQSRGVNTIVKVVSKGEVRSVTGRDYSVRRVADALVGDETGCLYMTLWDDKIDAINEEATLSITNGYINLFRGNMRLNIGKYGSYELVEESPIEEVNTENNLSDKKYEQPRRFNRGGYNRGGGRGGYGGRGGGRGGDRRGGGGGYSSGGRSEGGYQRRRY, encoded by the coding sequence ATGTCAGTCGAAGAACCATCCGAAAGTGAAGAGATAGTAAAAGTCGAAACGTTGACCCCACAATCTAGAGGCGTCAACACAATTGTGAAAGTAGTTTCTAAAGGTGAAGTCAGAAGCGTTACTGGACGCGATTATTCGGTACGCCGAGTTGCAGATGCTCTAGTTGGCGATGAGACAGGATGTTTGTACATGACCCTTTGGGATGACAAAATAGACGCAATAAACGAAGAAGCCACACTAAGCATCACAAACGGTTACATTAACTTATTCCGCGGCAACATGCGCCTAAACATCGGAAAATATGGCAGCTACGAACTAGTAGAAGAATCCCCCATCGAAGAAGTAAACACAGAAAACAACCTATCCGACAAAAAATATGAACAACCCCGACGATTCAACAGAGGCGGCTACAACAGAGGTGGCGGCAGAGGGGGCTACGGTGGACGTGGTGGCGGACGCGGCGGCGATCGACGTGGCGGTGGCGGAGGCTACAGCAGCGGCGGACGCAGCGAAGGCGGATATCAAAGAAGAAGATACTAA